The genomic segment GGCGGCAGGTCTGCCCTCACTGTGGTGGATACACGTTCGATCGCATCGACTGGTCCTTTGAATCCTAGGTTGGATTCCGGTATAGGTTCGTCAAGCATAATTTCCGTGTAATTCAGGCTTCGGTCTTGATTTCGAATCCAATCGTGCAAGAGCAATCTATCCGCCTGGAATCATCTTTTCCCGAGGCGCTCAGTTCCCGTGGTCATCCTCCTCGCNCACAGATGTTTACAATCTGACTCTGTGGATCGGTCGATATGTGCCCGATGATGGTGGATGTGGAGTTTCTGTCTTGCACCGCATCGTTTGGTAAGAAGAGGTTCCCACTGTCATATCCCCTGAAGTCAGGTAGGTAGTTTTCTCATGCATAGCTGGGCCCGTAATCTTTATCAGTAGTCTAGATCACACAGAAAGCTATGTATAACTGAGGTCGGATAGGTAGATTCGTCATGCAGAGACCACCGCGAAATTTAAATTGCAGAGGTTGGGTTTCTCTGTCTATCGTGCGTGAGAACTCCATTCGTCCAAGTTCAGGTACCAAGACAACGTTTCGGAGAAGGAGAATTCCAGATATGAAACTAGAAGGAGCTTATGCTAGTCGCGTAAGCAAGCGCTCCCGGATCACGAGCAAACACGGGAGCACCGTCATGCACGCGACGAACGCGTAGACGATGNTTATGCTAGTCGCGTAAGCAAGCGCTCCCGGATCACGAGCAAACACGGGAGCACCGTCATGCACGCGACGAACGCGTAGACGATGCTCAATCCGGTCACGATGCCGAACCGCTGGAGCGGCGGCGACAGCGCCAGCGCGAGCACCCCGAAACCGGACGCGGTCGTCACCGCACTGCCAAGCAACGCACCGCCGGTTCCCGTGAGTGCTGTCGACAGTGTGTCTGTGAGCGAGTCGTGACGAGCGCGTTCGTCGACAAACCGTTCGCTGACGTGGATGCTGTAATCCACGCCCAGACCGATCGCCAGACTCGTGATNGTTCGTCGACAAACCGTTCGCTGACGTGGATGCTGTAATCCACGCCCAGACCGATCGCCAGACTCGTGATGACGACGGTTTCGCTGTTGAATGGGATGTCGAGCACTGCCATCGTCCCAAGCAACCATGCAAGCGCGATGACGACGGGAACGAGCGTCACGACACCCAATCCTGGCGTGCGGTTTCGCCACCAGTACAGTCCAACGAGAAGTGCGAGAATGACCCCCAACGTGATGGCGAATCCCTCAACGAGCGTCTCGAACAGCCCGCTCTGGACGACCGCAGTGATGACCGGTCCACCCGTTGCGATGGCCCGTACCGGCGCGTCCCCTTCGATGGCCGAGGCGACGCCCCGAACGTCGCCCGTGACCGACTGGGCCGAGGCGTTCCCCTGCACACCAACTGTCAGTCTGGCGGATTGGTACGACCCGTTGTCGGCACGATAGAGTACCGATGACGCTTGGTCGGGAGCAGCCTCGAACAACAGGTCATAGACCGCCGCAGTATCNGACCCGTTGTCGGCACGATAGAGTACCGATGACGCTTGGTCGGGAGCAGCCTCGAACAACAGGTCATAGACCGCCGCAGTATCTCGATCCGGGAGTCCATCACCATCCGTGTCACGCACTTCGATCGCGTCGGCGACTGTCTCGTTTTGGGCAGCGACACTACGGAGGACGGATGCCGGACTCTCGATCGCGGCTCTTCCATCGGAACCGACGACGATAGTCCCACTGCTGTTCGTGTTCTGGGTCACGTCGTCGATTGCGGTGAGCAGCGCCGGTGCGGTCACGTTCCCGCGTATCAGTATCTGTCCTTCTGCCCCCTGTCCGCGCTGGCGGAAGTTGTCGCTCAGATAGTCGAGGTTCTGGCTCACGTCGTAGTCGCCGGGGGCGAACGGTCCTGGCAGCGATTCCATCCACGCTGGGGCATCCTGTGGCAGGAAGTCGGCCTGGTTGAACTCCGTGTCAATGTCGGTCGCACCGTACGCGCCTGCGGAGGCGAGCACCAGTGCNGGGGCATCCTGTGGCAGGAAGTCGGCCTGGTTGAACTCCGTGTCAATGTCGGTCGCACCGTACGCGCCTGCGGAGGCGAGCACCAGTGCGATCACGATGACGGCGATAGGCGCTCGCCGTGCGAGCGCAGCGGTGCCCGAGAGAAGACGGCTCAACCCTCCTGAACCGACGCCGACGGCAGGATTGTGCCGGTCGCGGCCACGGCGGTCGAAAAACCGTTCGAGTTCGAGTTTGATAGCCGGCACGAGCGCGGCGAAGACGACGAAGATGGCGACGATACCGACACCACTCAAGATGGCGAAATCCTGAATCGATTCCAGCGGACTGACGTAGTTCGAGAGGAAGCCGACCGCTGTCGAGAACGCGGCGGTAGCTAACGCGAGGACGACGCCAGCAATCCCGACACGCATCGCAGTCGTGGGATCGCGCCGATCCACTGTTTCGTCGTCGGTGTCGAGTGTTCCTTCTCGCGCCTCGCGGTAGCGCATGACGACATGGAGCGAGTAATCGATACTTAGACCGATGAGCAAGAACGGCACGGCGATCAGGGTCGAATTCGACGGAATCCCGAGCCAACCCTGTATGCCAGCGTACCAGACTATCACGACGCCGACACCGAAGACGCTCACGAGAACGTCAACAAGGTCGCGGTAGGCAATCGTGAGGACCACGAGTAAGAGGACGATTGCGACCGGCGTGATGATGGTGAAACTATCGCCAATGGCCTGCGAGGACTCCTCGTCGATGATACCTTGTCCGAACACGAACGCGTCGGCGAAGCGGTTCTCGACCAGCGAGTCGATGGCCACCTGCGCGTCGTTCACTNCCTTGTCCGAACACGAACGCGTCGGCGAAGCGGTTCTCGACCAGCGAGTCGATGGCCACCTGCGCGTCGTTCACTGCTGGGGTAGTCGTCGCTGAACCGCTCGGGTTCTGCTGGAAGACGAGGGTAGTTCTCGCGTCGGCTTGCGTTGTCCCCGGTTCGTAATTCGTTGGGAGGAATTCGGTTGGGTCGCTACCCGAAACGGACGCATCCGGGTCGAGGATCCGGCTGAGATACGTCTCGACTTGCTCGTCCGAACTGGATTCGAGTGCGGCGATCTGCTGATCGAGTGTCGGTGCTGACGACTGACCCTGCGCCGCTGATGTATTGTTCCCGCCCGTCGCACGAGAGCTGGCGTTTGCACCCGACGTGTTGGCGCGTTCGCTCTGTTCGTGAGCGTATGCAACGTTCGCCACCACGTTCTCGATGCCGACCATCCCTGTCCCGTCACGAAGCGTCGCATTGATCGATTCGTTTCCGCGGATCTCCTGCTGAAGACGGAGGCTTTTGAGTAGTGACTCGCGGGTGAGAACGTCACCGCCATCGTCCCTGACGACGACCTGTGCAACAACTGCATCGTCCGTCTCGTACGTCGCTTCGATGCGGTCGAGTGCCGCCTGCTCCGGGGAATCAATACCGGCCTGGCCGATTTCCCCTTCGCTAGTGGTTCCAATGACTGCGCCAGCACCAACGACGGCACTGATGACGAGCAACAGAGCGATTATCAGTTTGCTCCGTGAGGCGAGCACCTCCGCGTATCGAGAGGTCAGTTCCCGCTTCATCGGTTACCGTCACCACCTGTTACGGGAGTGGCTGCGGAATCGGATCGAGTGATGGGGATTTCGGACCAGTTCATACGTTCTCTCCGATGGCGACTGATAAGGAGCGATGGAAGGTTCCCAAAACGTGGGACAACTGGCTGTAGTTTTGAAAGCCAACCCAGATAGCGGTCTTCAGTGAGAACGAATCGGATGCTACGTCCGGTAAAGCCCAACGATCATGACGACGAACCCGAGACAGATAATCACGCTCTCGAGGAGCATTCCGGCGGTGACTGAAGCGCCGCCGATGTGGTGGAACACGCCGACCAGAAACGTTCCGAGAGTGATGACCGCTAATCCCACCGCAAAGTACTGGAGACCAGCGATCCGTGTTCGGTTGTAGGCTCTGTACGCCATCAGCGAGACGACTCCCCCGAGGACGAGAGCAGCAATCTTGACGACGACGAGCAATGCGACGAGTAGCTCCATCACGACTCCTCCTTCATTGCCGACCAGAACGTAGCCAGTCGGTCCTCCGGGTCCGTCTCCGGACGGGTCACCGTCATGGAGAACTCGCCGGTGTCGTCAATACCAATTGAGATATCCGTGAAATCCCGCTCGTAGAGCGTGACGTTTGGCCCGTCGCGTCGAACCTCCGTATACTCTCGAACGAGTGCCGATTCGCGGAGTAGTTCGAGTTTCCGATACACCGTCGAGCTAGAGAGATCACAGTCATCACGCAGGTCGCTTGCCGATTTCGGCTCGTTTAGCCGAGTAAGAATCTCTCGACAGGTACTGTCGTCGAGCGACTGCAACACTGGCGGGAGAGCGGATCCATCGGATTCGTCGATTTCGTCGGACGACCATCGAGCCATTTCGGTAGATGAGTCAGTCGAGCCAGTATTCGACGGGATCAGTGATAATCGATTCGCCCCACTGTGTTGCTCGCTCATCTCAGGTGCTGTATGCTGTGGTTCTGTTTCGAGAGTCGACGGCACTCATGTCTTGTCGTACTCGATTCTTTCGGCGGAGAGGGTATAGGAGTCTCGGTCATTCCCAGATAGCTGGAATAGCCCGATTCCAATCCCTCCATGCGATTTCTGCTCGTCTACGGATGCCACTCCCAACATCTGGGACGCCCCCATCGATGTTTATCCTCCAGATTCGAATACGACACTGATGACGCACGAAGCCATCACCCGAGTCGATCCACGAGACACTGGACGTATGATCGAAGTCGGCGCAGCACCCCGACCGAGCAAAGTCATTACGATGGGCGCACCGCTGAGCACGAGGGTTCACCGATGACGAGTGTCCTCGATATAGCGATGACCATCCACACGATCTTCGCTGCGCTTTGGACGGGTGGCNGGCGCTGTTATCCCGGCAGCACGCAGCGAGTTGCTGAGTACGGAAGGGCTGACTCTCATCGCACGACGGTTCTGGTATCTCACGGTCGGCTCAGTCCTCCTGTTGTTGTTCAGCGGCGGGCATCTCGCAGGGACGCTCTATACCGCCGAAACACTCCAGTCAACCGGCCGAGGGAATCTCGTACTGGCGATGGTCGGCCTCTGGCTCGTCCTCGCAGTCGTGCTTTTCTTCGGCTTCCGTCGGTTGACCAGCACCCAACCGGAGCAGTCAGCGGTAGTGGCAGCAACGAAAGCGCGACCGTGGTTTCTCGGAGCGAGTGGTGTCTCGGTAGCACTACTCGTCATCGCTGGGTTTCTCTAACTCACTCAGAGAAAAATCAAAAATAGCGTTTCGTCACACCGGATAGAAGCCGATGATCTCGTTGGATTCGTTTCGGACGTCATCTACCATCGCGCAGGCGCGCTGCGAGCACGCCACGGACTACACCGAGGTCGAGACCCTAATCTGTCGGCTCCCGTCTGCCCACCTCACGTTCACGGCACTATTCAGTAGTTTTTATTTCACACTCTGGTCGGACGATTCCGAAACATCTACTCGAGATGATCAGTACTCGTTTATCACGTCGGAAGAACAGCCGAAACGAACACCCGAACCGTGCATTAATTGGCTACCTAGCCGACATCAGCCTGATTAAGGTAGTTTGCACTTGCACCAGTCAACTTCTCGCGCTGGATGCGCTGGCTAGGTACCGGCTCTTGCGCCCATATTTTTCATCACGCGCTGTGGGGATAGCAGAATTCCTATCGAATCAGTTTCAGGTATTGAGTTGACGACTACCTGACGGGGTCAACCAACTGAACCGGGTGCTGGCTCGGCCGCTCTAGCAACGACTCCAACTGTTCGAGACAGGATGTTCCACTCGCTACGACAGTGCGGTCGCGTGCATTCTCGGCTTGGAACTGCGATTCGAGTTCACTGCCGACATCCATGCTCAATTCGTAGTATTCGCGCTTGTAGCCAAAGGAACCGGCCATCCCACAGCACTCGGTTTCCGAGGTCAACACATCGTAGCCGAGTTCATCGAGAACGGCAACGGTGTGGGCTTCGAGTCCAAGCGTTCGCTGCTGGCAGTGGCTGTGGTAGGCCACCCCCTCGCCGCCACCTGCTCGCAGTTCTCGACCACTCGCCCCATTTTCGAGCAGTCCGTAAACGTACTCCATGATTTCGTAGCTGTTGCTATCGAGACGTTCTGCGGATTGTTCGGGCAGGAACTTCTCGTACTCGCCGGCGAACATGGCGAGGTCGGAGGGTTCGATCACCACCACGTCCCGGCCGGCGTCGATGTGCTCTGCGAGGTCTGCGTAGACTTCGTGAGCGTGGCGTTCAGCAGTCCCAATCATTCCCTGCGAGAGCGGAGCACGCCCGCTGGACGCCACCTCGGGAATTTGTACTGAGACGCCGAGCGCTTCCAGAACAC from the Halococcus salifodinae DSM 8989 genome contains:
- a CDS encoding DUF7521 family protein; this translates as MELLVALLVVVKIAALVLGGVVSLMAYRAYNRTRIAGLQYFAVGLAVITLGTFLVGVFHHIGGASVTAGMLLESVIICLGFVVMIVGLYRT
- a CDS encoding winged helix-turn-helix domain-containing protein; the protein is MARWSSDEIDESDGSALPPVLQSLDDSTCREILTRLNEPKSASDLRDDCDLSSSTVYRKLELLRESALVREYTEVRRDGPNVTLYERDFTDISIGIDDTGEFSMTVTRPETDPEDRLATFWSAMKEES